The region CATCACATGAAATACATTCAGATACCCATTGAACAAGCAAGAAGATTCAGAAGATTCTTGGATCCATTTTTCTAGGACAACCACAATATAGCTTtctgggtttttatttatttgttaagaCTGCTGATATATGAAAAATACCAGAGGATTTGTAGGTCAGTGTTAGATACTGTgtgcatttttattaatttatttgtgCCTACTTTCAACACCTATGAGGACCTCTGCATTTTATGAAAGGCCACTTTGCAGCTAAAAACGTCTTTCAAGGCATCTTGGACCTGCTTGTTCCTCAAAGTGTAAACAAACGGAGTCATAAGAGGACACACTACGTTGTTGAGAATGGCTACAGCTTTGCTCAGGCTATGATCATCAATCTGCGCTGGTTTGACATACATGGAAATGCAGCTGCCATAAGTGAGGGAGACCACGGTGATGTGAGCAGCACAGGTAGAAAAAGCCTTCTGCCTCCCGGCAGCAGTTGGGATGTGGAGAACCGTGGAGATAATCTTCACATAGGTCACCACAGTGACAGCTAAAGTTCCCAACAGAATAAACATGGCAAGAAAAAAACCAACGAGCTGCAGGAGACGGGTATCCCCACAGAGGAGGTTGAGTAATGAtctgatgtcacagaagaaatggtcgaTAACATTTGACCCACAGAAGGGAAATTGAATCACATACATGAATGGAGCAAAAATCAGGGCAAACCCACAAATCCAAGAGACCAGCACCAAGAGGGTGCAGACACGTTCGTTCATGATGGTGGTGTACCTCAGAGGGTTGCAGATGGCAGTGTATCTATCAAAGGACATGACCGTCAGCAGGAAGAAATCGGTGTTGCCCAAGAAGAAATAGAGGAAGGACTGGCTTAGGCACCCAACATAAGAGATGGTCTTCCTGCCAGATGCCAGGTTGATCAAGGCTGTTGGGATAGCTGCCGTGGTGTAGCCAATTTCCAAGATGGCATAGTTCcggaggaagaaatacatgggggtttTAAGTCGTAAAACCGTCAGAGTGAGGATAATAATGAGCATGTTTCCTGTTAGGGTCATCAAGTACATGGTCAGGGAAAAGGCAAAGAGCAGCATCTCTAGTTTGTGATTTCCTGTGAACCCTAGGAGTAAAAATTCCTTGATCTTGGTTCTGTTCTCCACTATGACTTCATTTTCATAAGCCATCTGCTGGGGGAAAAAGATATGTATTTTCAAACAATGAATGTTCATTGGAAGAAACTAGGACGATCAAATGATCTAACCACCAAGAGGAAGAACTCTGTGGTGCCCAGGTGGAAACATAAGAAGGACTGGATCATGCACCCAACATAGGAAATCTTTTTGCTACCTGTCGCCAGGTGGGCCAAAGTTTGGGGGATGACAGCATTGGTGAAGCCAATTTCCACAAAAGAGAAGTTCTGAAGGAAAAGATACACGGGGGTTTGTAGCATCGAGATGGGTAATGGTGATAATCACAGCATTCCCAAAGATGGTTAGGAGAAGACAAGAAGAGGATGGGGAATAACAAGAGCTGCAGCTTCTGAATATCAGTAAAGCCTAAGAGTATGAATTCACTGACCATCGTTTGATTACATTTCATGTCTGCTTGATGCTGGAAGAAGGGAGACAGAAGAAAATTGAGACCAATATTGATGATCAACCCAGTCAAGAAGCCCTTGAAAAATAGTTCCTCGTTTTCTTCCctgcaggaaaaagaaaataagagtAATGACAACATTAACAAAAAGGTAATGAGCAGATTTTGTTAGGACCTTCCCTTCACATCCAAAATTTCCCTAGTTCTGCACCTAACATACTAAGTACATGACGGCTCCACATcaggtgcagtgcaatcctgagattggtttaggagggtcacaaatgtgccacagtgAGTTGGCTAGGCCGGTTTGTGGAGGTGTGCCGGCTCGAGGAGGCTGACTTCCTCCTCCGTGCCGatggaggcactgagccttggATTGGcctttggcttgcctgttccagtgcaggataggattgcacccttcgttAGCTCCACTAAGGATGCAGTTATCCCTAGGATGTTTGGTTTCACAGAGTGTTGAAGTTTTATCAGCTCAGTGTCTCTTGATCTCCCGAGTTGTCATCTATCCTGGTGTGACTGGAATGGCCAGCTCACAGAAAGGTACTTCTCACAATTCACAGTTCTGATACCAAATTGCGTTCATAATAGGATTCACATTCCAATAATACATACTTCTCTAAACAGTAGGCTGAAGTTTTATCAACTAAGCTACAGATCCAATTCTTTTATTATCTGAAATAAAATCTTCTATGCCAATCAAGTGGAAATACCCAAGCCTGGATCAAGAAAGGCAATTTCTCTATGGACTTGCATGTTTTCCTCCTTCCCATCATACGGGGTGACCAAATGTCATGACTACAAAAGAGGATAAGgtgccccaaaatgtaggacaccaaAGAAAAATAGAGGACATGTTAATATAAAAGCTGCTAACACTCTTGTATTGATTTAATCTGTTTAATTTTAACACTAtattgttattaaatttaaaactcgtatattacatataattttacAGACTCACTTTGAAAATGTGACCGTCTGTGTAATGTTTCTCAACCAAATCAGACTATGCTATCGACATATACCAACTATTGTAGCATAATAGAAAACTAAGAGTTGGATCAGAGTTTGGGCAAGTCAGGAATTGCCACCAGTCTCAACTGTATTTTTATAATGAGCTTATCTTCTTTCAAATGTCTTGCTGGCTTACAAGATACTTATGGAACTCTGAGCAAGAAAAATGCTTAGAATTGAACTTAGCTAGTAACAAAACCTTGACTGAATCTACATTTAAATTATTCCTCTCATTTGTCCATTGCGCTGAAATTAAGGAAAACTTTTTCAACGTTTGCATCGTGTCCgggcaatggaaaaaaaaatctgccatttTAAGTAGTTCAGAATAGCATTTGTCATCTTTCCTACTCTCAAAACACTTAACCCACTTATCATTACATGACTAAGGGCAAGAGAACAtggtgaaaatgaaataaaaacacataacactgctttctgctaAAAACATCTgctaaaataaagtaaaataaaaccaTGTAATTCTGAATCAGTCTTCATTTACTGGCACTGTACACCCTCCTAGTACATCAAGAAGAGACCAGACATGGACACAGTTAATGCATCACACAAGTGCTTTCGAatccaaacctatgcctgtctactgagaagtaagtcccattataatcaatggatcttactcccaggaaagtgtggataggattgcaaccttagagagTAAGAAGCATTGCAGCATACTGTATAAGCAATTCTCAAAGCATCTTTAAACACAACACCACGCGCGCAAATTTCCAAGGAATATTTCAACAAGTACAAATTACTACAAATGTTGCATCTGGAATGCAAAATTTCAACAGTTAGTATATATTTGCCCAAACTTGCTTAGTGAgcatgcttttgggggggggggggagagagagagagatttaaaggTTATTTTACAGAATCCAAAGTTTGGCAAATGGGCAGGAAGAATAAGGCTTCAAGAAAATAAGGAAGATGCActgcttacaacaaccctgtaagggatGTAAGTCATTTGATTCCCATGTGGCAGTTGAGAGGGGAGGGGGTTAGATGGCACCTAGCAAGCAAGaaagaggcaagattcaaaccacaCTCAACCttgttcacagctcagtctcttggaTGCTATGTACACCAGGACTTTATCATTAAAGTGCAATGCAACCTctggccttctctctctctctctctccccccccccagcagcttgtgcAAAAAGTAAAAGTTTTGCAAACAAGAAAGGCTGACATTGAATCACCAGCCCAAGACCACCTAGCAAAGACACGCTGAGCTGGGACTTTAACCAAAGACTCTCATGTCTTTTCTAGTTCCATCCAATGGACTGTACTGGTGCGTTCatgctctctctccttccccctttccaagTTTCAGTCTTTCAGTCTTTCCACATATGTATTTTCTTAGGGGGAAAAGAGGACAGGGGTTGCCAACTCATGCCCTGCCCATTTGGATAGGAAAACTCCTAATAGCAGCAAGATAAAACTGGTTGGTTGGTGGCACCAGTCTGAAGATCCTTCTGCAGGCAGTATCATTGGACTGTTGGGGCCTGCTGCTATTGGAACCTAAGCAGGACTGCCCAGCAACAGCAGCCTGACCTGGTCTGAGAAGGCTTTGTGTGGTCTGCGGAGCTGTTCATGGGAAGAAGAAACCAAATGGAGGACTTTTACGCTCTTCTCCTGGAGTCCCAGACATTTGGCTAAAAACGAGGACATGTCCAGGAAATCccggatgtctggtcaccctaacATCATAAGTCATTAATATCTGTGTGCTACCTCATTGCTACCAGGCTCACGCTCTTAGATTTTTGGCATTTTGAAGTGAGGGCTGCACTCTGGAAAACTAGATTCTGTCTCACATAATCGTGCACACAGAACAAGATTATGTCTCCAAAAGAAGGTCCAGTTTACAACCCACTAAGACTGGTCCAAGGGGGGAAAAGAGGAAATTTCTGTAATTATGAAACAAAAATAATGCAAAACATTATTTATCcccaagagatttttttttgggggggggggggtacacatAGCTAGCACCTCTCCATAGTACACCGTTTGGTATTTATATACAAAAGCGGTATTTCCTCCCAAAtgtcctgggattaagtcccactgaattcaatggaacttgcttttgagtagaaatGAATAAGATTGTGCTGAAAGAGTTGCAACCTTTAGatttaaaaaatggggggggacGACATGGGTAGGACCAAGGAAGGAGGAACTTGGTGGACTAGCAGGAGATACAACACAAAGCTACAAAAGAACTGAGCCTGGAGGATTCCAACACAGGGTAAAGGGGCAATGTAGGACAGTGGGCACAAAAATAGCGCCCACCATTGCCACTGCtcttccatctgaaatgttgtctCATTGAAACCCTGAGGAGGTGACTCATATCGAAGAAGATATGTAAGACCCTGCAATCTCAGTCATTTTGCGCCGTTCATCACCTACACATGTCAgcaaaaaaatgctgcctttcagACCACTGGCCCAGCTCGCCCAGGACTGTCTATTCAGACTGTCACTGGTCCATACGGTCTCAGCCAGACAGTGACAGTGGATCAAATTGGGAAGCTGTTGAATGATGAGCACTGAGCATCAGCCCCAACACCAAACAAGCATGCCCCCTAAGGGAAAACAAAGGTAACTCTAGTAAAAAGGTGCTGGTAGTCTAGAAGTtcaaccttctctctctctctctctctctctctctctctctctctctctctctctcagagaagACAACCATCTACAATTAAATCCAGACAGCGTATCACAAAGAGATAGTTTGTATAGGAGGCGCAAGGTCTCATATTCTTCCATAAGACAGCAAGCCCCCTCGCAACTAGCCCTTGTGTCAATTCAGTCTGGGTTACTACTGCTTCTTGATCTAAAATAATATTGAATCATATCCACAGGTTCCTCTTTTGGACGAAGGAAACCTCTGAGTCTAATCCAAAATGGTAGCTAGCAGTAAGTCTAAATTAGACCAATGTCACCATCATATACAGAAAGATTTGGAGACAAAAGAGTTACTTCTGAGAGGGGAAGCTCTTCTTATTCCATTTGGTTGAACATTTCAGATATCTGCTTGCTCTAAGCAAGGGTTCACCATCCCTTCTCCATGGCTGCACTATGGCAAAGCCCATCAAATTTGGGGTCTGTTCCACTATCCAGTCGATCCCAAACCCCTTAGCCTTCCATGGTCCTTGCAGATTTTTTTCAGTGTTACCAGAATTACTGCATGCATCTGGGAGACTGCTTTCCACCCCCGATATTCCTTTTCTGAAACATTGCTGAACTGGAATTTATATACAGCACTGATCTTTGTTGCTCATCAGATGCTCCCAGGAGATTTATGTGCTATAAATGAGCAGCTTCTCATTTAACCctgtcctgatttttttttttttacttgatgCTGTTTGTAGATACTAGAACTTATCCCTCTCTCCATGCCCCAAACTgccctctgagggcccaatcttgaatGTGGCCAATGCCAGAGCTGAGCCCTAGCAcaggtgctgggtgctgtaaaagCTACGTTTACAGCACCTGGCAATTAAGGAGTGCAGACATGGGCCTGAACTAGTCAGGTACTGGGCTTctgggggtgagggagggcagagaaggggaaggaatgggggtggaatcggtggagctctgctccatcatatcctaacctcTGCATCATGCCTTTCCAGCTCAAACATGAGAAGCAGCATGAAAGATACACAGTGTGTGTACTCCAACAGGGTGCTGGGGTATGAGGCTGTTTTGTCAAGAAATACCAATCCTCccctctttaaaacaaaaaaaaaattctggaggTAGATATTCTGCAATTGTTCGCATGTGGAGGGAACGGAAAGTAGCAGAGATAACCACTGTCTACTATTAGATCTTCAAGTGAATCTTTTTCTCAGTATTGTTACTCAGACTGGTACTAACCCTTGAGAGGATCAGATGGGAGGAGGTGTCTATCACAGACCTACGAGCAGATGCTGccgggaattgaacctgggactttgtgCAAGCAAAGACTGTGCTTTTCTACTGAGTTCCAGCCTCTCCTCTTAGACACCAAATCTGTTTATAGGCATGTTTCTCCAAGCGCCGCAGTGACACTTCAAATGCCAGGATGAACTGACTTGCACCATGATGAGGGAGGTGATCTTCCAGGTGATCTTCATCTTCTGCCTTCCAGGAGatgaggcaccccccccccccaaaaaaaaagaagaatatCATTAGTAAATAACTGCTTAGAGAACCTGCTTGGCTCCTCTTGCTCCAGGTTCTTCCAGCATCTGGGCTACCACGGATGGGTGACTCGAGGATTTTGAGAGGGAAACCATACTGAGTAGGCAGAAGAAAGCTCCATTTACCACACCTTAATCACATCTCCAGAGTCACCCACAATTTCAAACATAATGTGTCACTGATCACAGCATTGGCCTTTCTGTCTTTCATTTTCCTTGGTTAATGGCAGTCAAATGGCAGTCTGTTTGTGTGTCATCGCCattgtcccctccctgcctatTAGGGCTACAGCAAGAGATAGGGAGGGTTGAACTGTGCTTCTCATTCATGTCCCTTCTATAGCTCACACCTCTTTGCATGTGCTATTTGCCAAAGTAAAATCTCCCTCTAGCACCAAATaacaggtgtgtgtgggggtgaaACGTGGATTGGTAGCACAGCAAAGGGTAGGGCAACATAGCTCATGATCTGACTGCTGTTCATCAAGGGAACAAAAACCATGTCAAAGGTCCATAATACATTTATGGCTCTGGTTGTACAGGCAAATGGCCAGGGATGCTGGCGGAATGAGGACCCCACCATCATGGCAGCCTCTCCACCAGTGGTTGCCATGCAGTTTCACCAGTGCTATGCAGACTGGGTGCTGGTGACATTGTGCCAGTGGAGGGATGGATCGAGGGATGGATCAGAGAGAATTGGGGCAGGATGAGGTGGATCACGGTGGCAGTGGAATCTGCCGTATCCTGAACACCCACCCCACCCTGATCCACTTCTAGCAGGCTTATCAgctctacaccagcaaaagagctggtgtagatctgagaagttccattggggaccatgcagAGTCCCATGTAGATGGTTGGGAAAAGGAGAGGCTGCCTTGTTGAGTTGATCCCCACAAAATCAGAGGCACATTGGACATCTAGTTTTCAACAATGTTATGAAGCAGTTAGGTCCTCATGCAAACATACATGTGGGAACCCCCCTTACTACTTACAATGTCTGCAGTATTGTTTTTGGCTGAGGAAACTAGACATGTCTCAGAACCTAAGATATATAGGATCTCCTATATCGACAGTCGATATCTCCTATATcgacttctgtactgcagcgagtcatggactcttcgctcacaacaggagaggaaactgaacgctttccacatgcgctgcctccgacacattctcggcatcacctggcaggacaaagttcctaacaacacagtcctggaacgtgctggaatccctagcatgtatgcactgctgaaacagagacgcctgcgttggcttggtcatgtcatgagaatggccATGTCTTTCTCTTCCTTAAAATGGTGGAACAAagtatttacataagaacataagaacagccccactggatcaggccataggtccatctagtccagcttcctgtatctcacagcggcccaccaaatgccccagggagcacaccagataacaagagacctcatcctggtgccctcccttgcatctgcctttctgacatagcccatttctaaaatcaggaggttgcggatacacatcatggcttgtaccccgtaatggatttttcctccagaaacttgtccaattcccttttaaaggcgtccaggccagatgccgtcaccacatcctgtggcaaggagttccacagaccaaccacacgctgagtaaagaaatatttctcttgtctgttctaactctcccaacactcaattttagtggatgtcccctggttctggtgttatgtgagagtgtaaaaagcatctccctatccactctgtccatcccctgcataattttgtatgtctcaatcatgtcccccctcaggtgtctcttttctaggctgaagaggcccaaacgccatagcctttcctcataaggaaggtgccccagccctgtaatcatcttagtcgctctcttttgcaccttttccatttccactatgtcttttttgagatgtg is a window of Tiliqua scincoides isolate rTilSci1 chromosome 5, rTilSci1.hap2, whole genome shotgun sequence DNA encoding:
- the LOC136653611 gene encoding olfactory receptor 6C65-like yields the protein MAYENEVIVENRTKIKEFLLLGFTGNHKLEMLLFAFSLTMYLMTLTGNMLIIILTLTVLRLKTPMYFFLRNYAILEIGYTTAAIPTALINLASGRKTISYVGCLSQSFLYFFLGNTDFFLLTVMSFDRYTAICNPLRYTTIMNERVCTLLVLVSWICGFALIFAPFMYVIQFPFCGSNVIDHFFCDIRSLLNLLCGDTRLLQLVGFFLAMFILLGTLAVTVVTYVKIISTVLHIPTAAGRQKAFSTCAAHITVVSLTYGSCISMYVKPAQIDDHSLSKAVAILNNVVCPLMTPFVYTLRNKQVQDALKDVFSCKVAFHKMQRSS